CCCAAAAGCTGTCAAAAGATAAGGCATCTATCTGCTTACAGCTCTCCCTGTTCAATATCTGCTTGTTGCTGTTGTGTCACTCACCTGCTTTCCTCTGAGAAGTTCCTGGTGTGGAATGGGCAGGGAGCTGGGTTCTGGGCTGGGGATGACCTCTGAAGGAGGTGGGTCCAGTGGGATTTCTGAGCCCTGGGAACACATGTCATCAGACCGCTCATCTGGCCGCTCATCAGTGTTGGTGCTGCCGACTTCAGGTGTGCCACTGGGGGAAGGTTCACTAGCTGTGCCTTCCTCCCCATCTGATGGATTCTCTGAGCTGAAGGTAGATAGTGACTGGCGCATGTTCAGACTCTGAGGCCACCTACATGTTGAAGAGGGGGATTACAGCTTGGTTCTGCCCcttgcagaaaacaaaaatgccattAACTCCTGTACTCCCATCACTTACCTCTGGCTTGATGTCAGCTCTACTTCACTGtccacctctccttcctcctcttctgatGAGATGCCACGTTTCTGCAGGAGAGATGGGGGGACTGTGGTCAGAAGTGGAAAGAGGTCACTAAGAATCCAGGAGAAGGGAACGTAGTTTAAAAGGGTAAAGTAGGGAATGGCTTAAAATTGAGCATAATGTGGGGGATTAGACTTGGACCCCAGGGAGAataaggaaaaagggaaagagcTCAGGAGCCTTCCCATACTTTACCTGACTTCGGGTGACGGCAGCCCTGTACAGCAGTGCAGCTGGGGTCAAGTGCTGGGACCCAGCCCGGCTTCCTCCCCGGCCCGAGGTCCCTTCCCTTCCAGTTCCCAGAAGCCCCACACCTTCACCAGGCCCTACTGGAGGAGGTGGCTCCCCTTTGGCTCCCCCAGGTGAATCTGGGCTGGTGGAGCCAGGGGCTGATCCCTCACTTGGTGGGGTGTCACCCCGGGCCGGAGGTGGTGAGCCAGGATCCCCAGCTCCGCTTGTGGCCCCCCGGCCCCGGGACCCTAGTGCTGCTGACAGCAGATCTGGGGATGATGAAGACATTTTGCGGAGCAGGAGGTCATGATGAAGCCCACGGAGGGCGGGAGGGCAGGCCTCCCAGGCTGAGGGTCCCCCTCCTAGGCTTCCTGGTCCTCCAGGTTCATTGGGTGGCACAGCTGTACGAAGCCCAGGCAGGTCCCCACAGCTCCCCTTGGCGCTGGCCTTGCGGTGACGGGTCTTGCCACGGCGACTCCGTCCTGGTGAGGGGGGACCCTTAGGACACCCAGGAAGCCCAGCCCCACTTAGGGCTGCATCTAGTTTAGGTAGCAAAGACTCTGTCTTGAGGATATCTGGtctggaaggagagaaaaagtaaaaggtTGAGACTGCCAAATCTATGTACTCAAAAGCACTCCCTATCTTTGGACACTAAAGTACGCATCTCCCTGCTAAACATCTGCTGCCACTTCAGTATCCCTCTTGCCATATTGGAACCACCATTCATGTCCCACCTTTTGCTATGGGGTGACAGCTTCTGTGGCACATTCCTCTTCTTGATAAGCTTCTCCATTGTGTTTCCATGCAGGAGGCCCCGGGAAGGGTGTGTCTTCAGCAGGCCTGGGCACCTCCGCTCTAAAGCTTGCTCTCGCCTAAAGATCCAGGCACCTTCTCAGCTGGGCAAATGACCAGGAAGGGGCACCCCGGTCTCAGTAGGATCTCTAAGGCAGGCACAGCGCCAGGGCTAGGTGCATAAGGACAGGTAGGGTTACCTGAGCAGCTCCCTCTCCTTGAGTTCCAGCTGCAACATGAGGGCGTTAAGTTCCATATACAGGTTGTTGGCTCTCTCCAGCTTCCTTTCATAGTGCTCCCTGATGTCCAGGGCATGTCTGCAACGGGCAGAAGGGTTCCCCAAGGTGAACTGGGTTCATCTAGGGCCATAATAGATCCGCAGTCTCAGAATTCCTGTACACAGTCCTTTCATAGTCCTTCCACCCGCCCTGGGGCTGGGTAGGAGCTGACTGGGTGCATAGTCCTTGCTGTTGGTAAAATCACCTCCCCAAGCACAGGAACTCACCTGagctcctccctccttctcatcACCAGTTCCTCTTCTAGGCGGTGCAGACAGGTCCCTTCTGACTTAATCTTTTCAAAGtgcagttttacttcttcccGCCACTCTGCCTGTGGGTGGAGAGCAGACGAGGAGTGAGAGCCATCCCTTCACCCAGTGAAAGGCTCTGCAGGTTGCCCACACGTCACTGCCAATGTGTGTGCTGGAGCAAAAAGGAGTGGATTGACTCCGTTCTCTAAGAGCCAATCTCCTCAGTCCCACTTAAcccatttcccagcctccccccTCAGATGGCATCATCTCTGCAAAGAAGGGGAATTAGGTATTCATTTTCCTACCCACAGCACACCTGGGACTTAAAGTAAGTCTCCTGGGGTGTGGAGAGTACATCAGCTGAGGCAATGTCCAGATGCAGCAGAATCTGTCGGAATGATGGGCGATTTCGCGGTTTGCTATTCCTGAAAGGAATGGAGttaggaggagaggggagaattTGAGGGAGGACCAGATAGGAACTAGAGCATCCTTTCCCAAAGTGTGTCCTGGAGAATCCAATCCTAGAATGTACTCTGTGACAAAAGAACTTATGGTCAATGGTCTCTAGGGAATATTAAACACTATTCATTAGTGTGTCAAAATCCTGCAGTAAGGATACCTATTGAACCCCATATTTTCCAACTTGTCTCCCCAAATAAACGCCTTTTCTGAATAACTTCACTGAAGGAACCACACTTTGGGAGATGCTCAATGACACATTAGCCATCTTCAAACTTCCCTGGGTCTAGGTTCCAAATGAGGGTCTGGGACCCTTTCCTTCTGTGTTCTAAGGTTGTTTACGTGAGGCTCAACGAACCATGCTTGGTGGTTATGCTGCTCCTTCCCTGTACTTGTATGCACTCACTGGCACTTCATGACAAACCAGGAATGCAGATACTGTTAACtgtattttgtagatgaggaaacagttTCAGAGTGACACCACTTGTCCCTGGTGACTCAGCTCAGAAGGTAGAATGAGCCTGATTCAGATGGAAGTCAGTCCTTTGTATTAAATGTCCCTGCTATTTATTGGTCAGTCCAGCCCCTCTCAGTTCTAGATTGTAGTTCCCTGGATCCACATCCTGAGTCCTCAGTACTTGGGGAGCCACATCTGGGAGCCCTGATACCCTTCCCCTCTTAAGGACTCTGAACTTGGCCACCTAGGGTTCTAGGTACTGGCTGTCCATCAGTACTGCTGTTCTCAACTTCTCCAGGCCCAGTATCCCAGCTCAGCCCATCCTTACCAGCACTGGCGAAGCAGGATCTTGAAACCATCTGGGCAACTGGAGGGCACGGGCAGATGGAGACTGTTGCTTCCCACACCCCAGATGATGGCTGAGGAATCTACGTCTTTGTAGGGGATCTCACCAGTCAGCAGTTCCCACAGCACCACACCGAAGGACCTAGGGATGAGGGGACATCACTTGGGAGGGGGTTCCTCCAGAGGTCCTGGTTGCTACCGGCCCATCACTTGTGCTCAAGCCCTAGAAGTTGCCCACCATGCCCCCAGGGCTGGCCACCCACTCTTCTCAGTTTTCAGCCTAGTCCTCACCAGATGTCGACCTTCTCAGACACAGGCTCATTGCGGATCACCTCAGGGGCCATCCAGGCTactgtccctgcaaaggacatcttGGTGCTCTTGTCACTCAGCTCCTTGGAAGTGCCAAAATCTGAGATCTTCACCACATCGTCGTAGGTGATTAGCATGCTGGTAAAGAGTGTAGTCAGCTGGGGTCCACACCCTTCCACACACCTCATCTAACTCTGTAGCAACTCTGcctttcaggttttttgtttgtttgtttttgagactggagtctcactctgtcactcaggctggagtgcagtggttcaatctcggctcactgcaacctccgcctcctgggttcaagtgattctcctgcctcagcctcctgagtagctgggactacaggcatgtgccaccatgccccactaatttttttttatttttagtagagacaaggtttcaccatgttggccaggatggtctcgatttcttg
This sequence is a window from Theropithecus gelada isolate Dixy chromosome 11, Tgel_1.0, whole genome shotgun sequence. Protein-coding genes within it:
- the MAP3K12 gene encoding mitogen-activated protein kinase kinase kinase 12 isoform X1 translates to MACLHETRTPSPSFGGFVSTLSEASMRKLDPDTSDCTPEKDLTPTQCVLRDVVPLGGQGGGGPSPSPGGEPPPEPFANSVLQLHEQDAGGPGGAAGSPESRASRVRADEVRLQCQSGSGFLEGLFGCLRPVWTMIGKAYSTEHKQQQEDLWEVPFEEILDLQWVGSGAQGAVFLGRFHGEEVAVKKVRDLKETDIKHLRKLKHPNIITFKGVCTQAPCYCILMEFCAQGQLYEVLRAGRPVTPSLLVDWSMGIAGGMNYLHLHKIIHRDLKSPNMLITYDDVVKISDFGTSKELSDKSTKMSFAGTVAWMAPEVIRNEPVSEKVDIWSFGVVLWELLTGEIPYKDVDSSAIIWGVGSNSLHLPVPSSCPDGFKILLRQCWNSKPRNRPSFRQILLHLDIASADVLSTPQETYFKSQAEWREEVKLHFEKIKSEGTCLHRLEEELVMRRREELRHALDIREHYERKLERANNLYMELNALMLQLELKERELLRREQALERRCPGLLKTHPSRGLLHGNTMEKLIKKRNVPQKLSPHSKRPDILKTESLLPKLDAALSGAGLPGCPKGPPSPGRSRRGKTRHRKASAKGSCGDLPGLRTAVPPNEPGGPGSLGGGPSAWEACPPALRGLHHDLLLRKMSSSSPDLLSAALGSRGRGATSGAGDPGSPPPARGDTPPSEGSAPGSTSPDSPGGAKGEPPPPVGPGEGVGLLGTGREGTSGRGGSRAGSQHLTPAALLYRAAVTRSQKRGISSEEEEGEVDSEVELTSSQRWPQSLNMRQSLSTFSSENPSDGEEGTASEPSPSGTPEVGSTNTDERPDERSDDMCSQGSEIPLDPPPSEVIPSPEPSSLPIPHQELLRGKQGPPNSEDSDCDSTELDNSSSVDALRPPASLPP
- the MAP3K12 gene encoding mitogen-activated protein kinase kinase kinase 12 isoform X2, translated to MACLHETRTPSPSFGGFVSTLSEASMRKLDPDTSDCTPEKDLTPTHVLQLHEQDAGGPGGAAGSPESRASRVRADEVRLQCQSGSGFLEGLFGCLRPVWTMIGKAYSTEHKQQQEDLWEVPFEEILDLQWVGSGAQGAVFLGRFHGEEVAVKKVRDLKETDIKHLRKLKHPNIITFKGVCTQAPCYCILMEFCAQGQLYEVLRAGRPVTPSLLVDWSMGIAGGMNYLHLHKIIHRDLKSPNMLITYDDVVKISDFGTSKELSDKSTKMSFAGTVAWMAPEVIRNEPVSEKVDIWSFGVVLWELLTGEIPYKDVDSSAIIWGVGSNSLHLPVPSSCPDGFKILLRQCWNSKPRNRPSFRQILLHLDIASADVLSTPQETYFKSQAEWREEVKLHFEKIKSEGTCLHRLEEELVMRRREELRHALDIREHYERKLERANNLYMELNALMLQLELKERELLRREQALERRCPGLLKTHPSRGLLHGNTMEKLIKKRNVPQKLSPHSKRPDILKTESLLPKLDAALSGAGLPGCPKGPPSPGRSRRGKTRHRKASAKGSCGDLPGLRTAVPPNEPGGPGSLGGGPSAWEACPPALRGLHHDLLLRKMSSSSPDLLSAALGSRGRGATSGAGDPGSPPPARGDTPPSEGSAPGSTSPDSPGGAKGEPPPPVGPGEGVGLLGTGREGTSGRGGSRAGSQHLTPAALLYRAAVTRSQKRGISSEEEEGEVDSEVELTSSQRWPQSLNMRQSLSTFSSENPSDGEEGTASEPSPSGTPEVGSTNTDERPDERSDDMCSQGSEIPLDPPPSEVIPSPEPSSLPIPHQELLRGKQGPPNSEDSDCDSTELDNSSSVDALRPPASLPP